A region from the Acyrthosiphon pisum isolate AL4f chromosome A1, pea_aphid_22Mar2018_4r6ur, whole genome shotgun sequence genome encodes:
- the LOC100165063 gene encoding beta carbonic anhydrase 1 isoform X1 — translation MDRIFRGIMKYRRTNRAKMVEQFVQVKNNPEPKALFFTCMDSRMLPARFTETNIGDMFIVRNAGNLIPHSQHFLDEYTTCEPAALELGCVHNDIRHVIVCGHSDCKAMNLLHLLRDTEFASIDNRRMSPLRSWLCTHAISSLEKYQQLEAAGFDTPLIFQAETPLRRIIAYIDPEDKFSVTDKLSQVNTLQQMQNIASYGFLRKRLEAYDLHIHALWFDIYTGDIYYFSRQSKKFVEINEKNVDKLVEEVSKYYC, via the exons ATGGACAGGATATTTCGTGGTATAATGAAGTACAGGCGGACGAACAGGGCGAAGATGGTCGAGCAATTCGTCCAGGTGAAAAACAACCCGGAG CCTAAAGCTTTATTTTTCACTTGCATGGACAGCCGTATGTTGCCAGCTCGATTTACTGAAACCAACATTGGTGATATGTTCATtg TTCGAAATGCTGGAAATTTGATTCCACATTCGCAGCATTTCCTAGATGAATATACTACATGTGAACCAGCAGCCTTGGAACTAGGATGTGTACACAACGATATAAGGCATGTTATCGTTTGCGGGCATTCTGATTGCAaa GCAATGAACTTGTTGCACCTGCTCAGGGACACGGAATTTGCTAGCATCGACAACCGCCGGATGTCGCCGCTTCGATCATGGCTCTGTACGCACGCAATATCATCTTTGGAAAAGTATCAACAGCTGGAAGCAGCTGGCTTCGACACACCACTCATTTTTCAGGCCGAGACACCCTTACGCAGAATTATTGCTTACATTGATCCAGAAGACAAGTTTTCCGTTACAGATAAGTTATCACAG GTTAATACCCTACAGCAGATGCAAAATATTGCCAGCTATGGTTTCCTTAGGAAACGTCTAGAGGCGTATGACCTGCATATACACGCTCTTTGGTTTGATATATATACCGGggatatatactattttagtaGACAGAGCAAaaaatttgttgaaattaaCGAAAAAAACGTGGATAAACTAGTGGAAGAGGTTTCTAAGTACTATTGCTAA
- the LOC100165063 gene encoding beta carbonic anhydrase 1 (The RefSeq protein has 1 substitution, 1 frameshift compared to this genomic sequence): MDRIFRGIMKYRRTNRAKMVEQFVQVKNNPEPKALFFTCMDSRMLPARFTETNIGDMFIVRNAGNLIPHSQHFLDEYTTCEPAALELGCVHNDIRHVIVCGHSDCKAMNLLHLLRDTEFASIDNRRMSPLRSWLCTHAISSLEKYQQLEAAGFDTPLIFQAETPLRRIIAYIDPEDKFSVTDKLSQVNTLQQMQNIASYGFLRKRLDSV; the protein is encoded by the exons ATGGACAGGATATTTCGTGGTATAATGAAGTACAGGCGGACGAACAGGGCGAAGATGGTCGAGCAATTCGTCCAGGTGAAAAACAACCCGGAG CCTAAAGCTTTATTTTTCACTTGCATGGACAGCCGTATGTTGCCAGCTCGATTTACTGAAACCAACATTGGTGATATGTTCATtg TTCGAAATGCTGGAAATTTGATTCCACATTCGCAGCATTTCCTAGATGAATATACTACATGTGAACCAGCAGCCTTGGAACTAGGATGTGTACACAACGATATAAGGCATGTTATCGTTTGCGGGCATTCTGATTGCAaa GCAATGAACTTGTTGCACCTGCTCAGGGACACGGAATTTGCTAGCATCGACAACCGCCGGATGTCGCCGCTTCGATCATGGCTCTGTACGCACGCAATATCATCTTTGGAAAAGTATCAACAGCTGGAAGCAGCTGGCTTCGACACACCACTCATTTTTCAGGCCGAGACACCCTTACGCAGAATTATTGCTTACATTGATCCAGAAGACAAGTTTTCCGTTACAGATAAGTTATCACAG GTTAATACCCTACAGCAGATGCAAAATATTGCCAGCTATGGTTTCCTTAGGAAACGTCTAG GCGTATGA
- the LOC100162978 gene encoding putative tRNA pseudouridine synthase Pus10 gives MDQNVEEIQQNLLKFGCCRVCAVRHLTKPSAINVKTLISASEQDHDEPKRLKENPCIACLGLFQNPQKDDIINKIISYLKTSKYDSDTFNLAFNLPMCTIIRGHSIALYVSKLRITFNPTFPTAFVCAKDAWKLMAEDAIVKATGKRFDVHSPLLVTVGFHYKDIKDECDCLNAIIKLSNKNLQNILSQMDNKDFVSQYGEMPSVPESVIEFKSVDARHESVYIAGRYNKWSRTLSQTPWIVDQERRLESSVEEIISDPIKKRALADEFKFSASGREDIDVRMLGRGRPFAIELVNPKQTKFSYEVLREIENEINTDPQVTVTHLQNVVREQLKELKSGEEFKIKVYKALCYVEGELPDLEKLNNCAPLEILQYTPIRVLHRRANMVRPRTIHSMKAVATKVGIDNGCSFFNVILSTQAGTYVKEFVHGDFGRTNPCLRTVFENDTVDILALDVLDIEIDWPTPVKY, from the coding sequence ATGGATCAGAACGTAGAAGAAATTCAACAgaacttattaaaatttggtTGTTGTCGAGTATGTGCAGTTAGACACTTAACAAAACCTTCTGCTATTAatgttaaaacattaatttctgCATCAGAACAGGATCATGATGAACCAAAACGTCTAAAAGAAAATCCTTGCATAGCATGTTTGGGATTATTTCAAAATCCACAAaaagatgatattattaataaaataatttcttatctaAAAACATCTAAATATGATTCGGACACATTTAATTTAGCGTTTAATTTGCCCATGTGTACTATTATTCGTGGGCATTCAATAGCATTATATGTATCAAAATTGAGAATAACCTTCAATCCAACGTTTCCTACAGCATTTGTTTGTGCCAAAGACGCTTGGAAACTAATGGCTGAGGATGCTATCGTAAAAGCCACTGGTAAACGTTTTGATGTACATTCACCATTGCTAGTTACTGTAGGTTTTcattataaagatataaaagACGAATGTGATTgtttaaatgcaattataaaattaagtaacaaaaatttacaaaatattttatctcagATGGATAACAAAGATTTTGTTAGTCAATATGGTGAAATGCCATCAGTACCAGAATCAGTAATAGAATTCAAAAGTGTAGATGCTAGACATGAAAGTGTATATATTGCTGGTCGTTATAATAAGTGGTCTAGGACTCTTTCTCAAACACCTTGGATAGTAGACCAAGAAAGAAGGCTAGAGAGTTCAGTTGAAGAAATAATATCTGATCCAATAAAAAAACGTGCATTAGCCGATGAATTCAAATTTTCGGCATCTGGTAGAGAAGACATAGATGTCAGAATGTTAGGAAGAGGAAGGCCGTTTGCCATCGAATTAGTCAATCCAAAACAAACTAAATTCAGCTACGAAGTATTAAgggaaattgaaaatgaaataaacacTGATCCACAAGTGACTGTAACACACTTGCAAAATGTAGTTAGAGAAcaattaaaagaattaaaatctGGCGAagaatttaaaatcaaagtaTATAAGGCTCTTTGTTACGTTGAAGGTGAGTTACCAGATTTGGAAAAACTCAATAACTGTGCCCCTCTAGAAATTTTACAGTACACGCCAATCCGAGTATTGCATAGAAGAGCTAATATGGTCAGGCCTAGAACTATACACTCGATGAAAGCTGTAGCAACCAAAGTCGGTATTGATAATGGTTGTTCatttttcaatgtaattttgtccactCAGGCTGGTACATATGTAAAAGAATTTGTCCATGGAGACTTTGGACGTACAAATCCTTGTCTCAGGACAGTTTTTGAAAACGATACAGTTGATATATTGGCTTTAGATGTTTTAGATATTGAAATTGATTGGCCTACACCtgtaaagtattaa